One segment of Rhizobium jaguaris DNA contains the following:
- a CDS encoding helix-turn-helix transcriptional regulator → MTQDLASYKSSKGLVDTTDPEVDKPIYRKPGFDGNVTTLGDMEELISAFLKKTREAKGLSRADIAPMLGLSTPVYGRYERAFSKMTVTRMIHLCEILGFTPIDMIFEAAPHLWGRTQEEAEDRLTLDRIVRKLPSDATHDLIRLLRRMTADDNPI, encoded by the coding sequence GTGACGCAAGATCTAGCAAGCTACAAAAGTTCAAAAGGCCTCGTGGACACCACCGATCCGGAAGTCGACAAGCCGATCTATCGGAAGCCCGGTTTTGACGGCAACGTGACGACGCTGGGAGACATGGAAGAACTGATCAGCGCCTTTCTGAAAAAAACGCGCGAGGCCAAGGGCCTCTCTCGCGCAGATATTGCGCCAATGCTCGGTCTGTCGACACCTGTCTACGGTCGCTACGAACGGGCATTTTCCAAAATGACGGTCACCCGAATGATCCATCTTTGTGAGATTCTCGGCTTCACGCCCATAGATATGATCTTTGAAGCCGCGCCGCATCTTTGGGGGCGCACGCAGGAGGAAGCCGAGGATCGTCTTACGCTGGATCGAATAGTCAGAAAGCTTCCGAGCGACGCAACGCACGACCTCATTCGGCTCTTGAGGCGCATGACCGCCGACGACAACCCGATCTGA
- the repC gene encoding plasmid replication protein RepC produces the protein MDDTTPHQRPVGRKMTPQRAEFRRLAQSAEVGMVTRAQLAVLAQNLTCTGLINGTESHLLLILINTAPADAFDKSGQPIVFKSNRQLAFEVGRSVGRVSRMLSRFFDLGLITMQDSGNYKRYPIRNSDGDITDGCGVDLRILIARYGELDRRVKEIRAEKKATEAALRRYRGALRNTRYALAAADLSATARRRVADRIERISNYVGIAAKASNYLLRRATFLLEWSIDRLMQLAPRRQGQREAEKTTCLDVENDMHKQITPPYQSERSNGQAGSVHAGRLGFPKAGAASNWALEQSAAARPGSIGERDTRRQALVALKDVMRAAPTLKELGCAPNNFRDLVRLTPMLCRFTGISEGIRSNAVATMGELQAAVAVAITLEKTNRQEVASPGGYLRAMTERAAAGKLHLARSVFGLAARSGPEAFDRTVGQT, from the coding sequence ATGGACGATACGACCCCCCATCAGCGGCCAGTCGGCCGCAAGATGACGCCCCAACGCGCCGAATTCCGGCGCTTGGCACAATCGGCAGAAGTCGGAATGGTGACCCGTGCCCAATTGGCGGTGCTTGCTCAAAATCTGACTTGCACAGGTCTGATAAACGGAACCGAAAGCCATCTTTTGCTGATATTGATCAACACCGCTCCCGCCGATGCCTTCGACAAATCGGGGCAACCAATCGTCTTCAAATCAAACCGTCAATTGGCATTTGAGGTCGGACGCTCGGTCGGTCGGGTCAGTCGAATGCTTTCCCGGTTTTTCGATCTGGGTTTGATCACGATGCAGGACAGTGGAAATTATAAGCGATATCCGATCAGAAACAGTGACGGCGACATAACGGATGGATGTGGGGTCGACCTACGAATATTAATCGCGCGCTATGGCGAGCTCGATCGCCGTGTAAAAGAGATCCGGGCGGAGAAGAAGGCGACCGAAGCGGCGCTGCGACGCTATCGAGGCGCGTTGCGAAATACCCGTTATGCACTGGCTGCCGCTGATCTTAGTGCAACAGCGCGCCGACGCGTCGCCGACCGTATCGAGCGCATCAGCAATTATGTCGGCATTGCTGCCAAGGCATCCAACTATCTGCTACGTCGTGCGACCTTCCTTCTTGAATGGTCCATCGACCGGCTGATGCAGCTCGCCCCTCGACGGCAAGGCCAGCGTGAGGCAGAAAAAACGACATGTTTAGATGTCGAAAACGACATGCACAAACAGATTACACCTCCTTATCAATCAGAACGTAGTAATGGCCAAGCTGGTTCGGTTCATGCCGGACGACTTGGTTTTCCAAAAGCCGGCGCCGCCAGCAACTGGGCCTTGGAACAAAGCGCGGCGGCCCGGCCAGGCTCAATCGGCGAGCGCGACACTCGGCGGCAGGCCCTGGTTGCCCTCAAGGATGTCATGCGTGCAGCGCCGACGCTTAAGGAGCTTGGATGCGCTCCCAACAACTTTCGGGACCTTGTTCGGCTGACACCGATGTTGTGCCGCTTCACCGGGATTTCAGAGGGTATCCGTAGCAATGCCGTCGCGACGATGGGCGAACTGCAAGCAGCAGTCGCAGTGGCAATTACCCTTGAAAAAACCAACCGGCAGGAAGTCGCCTCGCCCGGCGGGTATTTGCGGGCAATGACTGAGCGGGCTGCCGCGGGCAAATTACATCTTGCCCGCTCGGTCTTCGGGCTGGCCGCCCGCAGCGGTCCGGAGGCATTTGACCGAACCGTCGGGCAAACTTAG
- a CDS encoding protein psiB: MKKIAYVLESETALFRAVKLHRGGGDSIAPIYDLIGGRVIEMIRFDEKHWLFFDEDALRDGLTAFTIFDGCPKPLAGNIVLIGGDGGQLYRSPLITIADAAARFQCCRPVLDPVFVTTDDMTSKGLILAGALASLQVRIDRRPPMLEESRYHDNHGSIQ, from the coding sequence ATGAAAAAAATCGCATACGTGTTGGAGTCGGAAACCGCCTTGTTTCGAGCCGTTAAGTTGCATCGTGGAGGTGGAGATAGCATTGCACCGATCTATGACCTGATCGGCGGCAGGGTGATCGAGATGATCCGCTTTGACGAAAAGCACTGGCTGTTTTTTGACGAGGACGCATTGCGAGACGGCCTAACCGCCTTCACGATCTTTGATGGCTGCCCGAAGCCGCTTGCTGGAAATATCGTTCTTATCGGAGGCGACGGTGGACAGCTTTATCGGTCGCCATTGATAACGATTGCGGATGCGGCGGCACGCTTCCAATGTTGCCGACCGGTGCTCGACCCTGTCTTTGTCACGACTGACGACATGACCTCGAAGGGTCTCATTCTTGCGGGAGCATTAGCGAGCTTACAAGTGCGCATTGATCGCCGGCCCCCAATGCTGGAAGAGAGCCGATATCATGACAATCATGGTTCAATACAATGA
- a CDS encoding helix-turn-helix domain-containing protein, whose translation MKQWIKELGLKRIDDPGINRPVYRKPFDGRIALSAELEEQISISLREARDRRKLSRSKLAPLLGLSEQVYGRYENKVSRLTVGRLIHFCEVLDATPEEIIAPAAPHLWGRTEAKAALLLGCIEKLRTFDEETLRDVFCLLGRIGETCDHGDGDGAPAVNPSCRAAVDIPSDDGKP comes from the coding sequence TTGAAGCAATGGATTAAAGAACTCGGTTTAAAGCGGATCGACGATCCAGGCATAAACAGGCCGGTCTATCGAAAACCTTTTGACGGGCGAATAGCACTTAGCGCTGAACTCGAAGAACAGATCAGCATCAGCCTTCGCGAGGCTCGCGACAGACGAAAACTGTCTCGCTCGAAGCTCGCGCCCTTGCTTGGTCTCAGCGAACAGGTCTATGGCCGCTACGAAAATAAGGTCTCTCGTCTGACAGTGGGTCGACTGATTCACTTTTGTGAGGTTTTGGACGCAACTCCGGAAGAGATTATTGCGCCGGCAGCACCCCATCTTTGGGGTCGGACTGAAGCCAAAGCAGCTCTGCTGCTGGGCTGTATCGAGAAGTTGCGGACCTTCGACGAAGAGACTTTGCGGGACGTTTTCTGCTTGTTAGGTCGCATAGGAGAGACCTGTGACCATGGCGATGGCGATGGCGCTCCGGCAGTTAACCCTTCGTGTCGCGCTGCCGTCGATATCCCTAGTGACGACGGCAAACCATGA
- a CDS encoding LysR family transcriptional regulator, producing MRFKGLDLNLLVALDALMTERNLTAAARNINLSQPAMSAAVARLRAYFDDELFTMNGRELVLTPRAESLISAVREALLHIQLSIISWEPFDPFQSDRRFRIILSDFLTLVFMEKVVKRAAREAPGVSFEFLPLADDYDELLRRGEVDFLVLPEVFMPSAHPRAKLFEETLACVGCRSNEQLSQPLTFDRYMSMGHVAAKFGNARRPSIEEWYLLEHGFKRRIEVVVQGFSMIPPVLTNTNRIGTMPLRLAQHFAKNLPLRIMELPLPLPAFTEAVQWPALHNGDPASLWMRRILLQEASRLAASLADR from the coding sequence ATGCGCTTTAAGGGACTCGATCTAAATCTGCTTGTTGCGCTCGATGCACTGATGACCGAGCGTAATCTGACGGCGGCGGCACGCAACATCAACTTAAGCCAGCCTGCCATGAGCGCGGCCGTTGCTCGATTGCGCGCCTATTTCGACGATGAATTATTCACGATGAATGGGCGCGAACTTGTCCTGACGCCCCGAGCGGAGAGCCTCATTTCGGCAGTCCGTGAAGCTTTGCTCCACATTCAGCTCTCCATCATCTCCTGGGAGCCATTTGATCCCTTCCAATCGGATCGCCGTTTCAGGATCATCCTTTCCGATTTCCTCACGCTGGTGTTTATGGAAAAGGTCGTGAAGCGTGCGGCGCGCGAAGCTCCCGGGGTGAGCTTCGAATTTCTGCCTCTTGCCGATGATTACGACGAGCTTCTGCGCCGCGGCGAAGTCGATTTTCTAGTTCTGCCGGAAGTGTTCATGCCAAGTGCGCATCCCCGAGCGAAACTGTTTGAGGAGACACTCGCTTGCGTCGGCTGTCGCTCGAACGAGCAGCTATCACAGCCGCTTACGTTCGACAGATATATGTCCATGGGTCATGTCGCGGCCAAATTCGGGAATGCCCGCAGGCCTTCCATCGAGGAATGGTATCTGCTCGAACACGGCTTCAAGAGACGTATCGAAGTCGTCGTGCAGGGCTTTAGCATGATCCCACCCGTGCTAACGAATACCAACCGTATAGGGACAATGCCGCTGCGACTGGCTCAACATTTCGCAAAAAACCTACCCCTGCGGATCATGGAACTTCCACTGCCACTTCCTGCATTCACCGAAGCCGTTCAATGGCCTGCGCTTCACAATGGTGATCCGGCAAGCCTTTGGATGCGCAGGATCCTGTTGCAGGAGGCATCCCGCCTTGCTGCTTCGCTCGCAGATCGTTGA
- a CDS encoding NodA family N-acyltransferase encodes MRADVQWRLCWESELELAEHVELAEFFRKTYGPTGAFNAKPFEGSQSWAGARPELRAIAYDASGVAAHMGLLRRFIKVGTTDQLVAELGLYGVRPDLEGLGIGHSIQAMLPVLRELAVPFAFGTVRPALQKHIERFGRNGPVTVVSEISVRSTLPHARTDLPPTRVEDPLVIILPVGRPISDWPAGTTIDRNGPEL; translated from the coding sequence ATGCGCGCTGACGTGCAGTGGAGACTGTGCTGGGAAAGCGAGTTGGAACTCGCCGAACATGTCGAACTCGCCGAGTTCTTTCGAAAGACCTATGGGCCAACCGGTGCCTTTAATGCAAAGCCGTTCGAGGGCAGTCAAAGCTGGGCCGGAGCAAGACCTGAGCTTCGTGCAATCGCCTATGACGCTAGTGGCGTCGCCGCTCACATGGGATTGCTGCGCCGGTTCATAAAGGTTGGCACAACCGATCAGTTGGTGGCTGAGCTCGGACTATATGGTGTGCGTCCGGATCTCGAGGGTTTGGGGATCGGGCATTCGATCCAAGCCATGCTTCCGGTGTTGCGCGAACTGGCTGTTCCGTTTGCTTTCGGCACGGTGCGGCCCGCATTGCAAAAACACATTGAGAGGTTCGGTCGAAACGGCCCGGTGACTGTTGTGTCGGAGATTAGCGTACGATCCACGCTGCCACACGCGCGTACAGACCTGCCGCCCACGCGCGTCGAGGACCCACTTGTCATTATTCTGCCTGTTGGACGGCCAATCTCCGATTGGCCAGCTGGTACGACGATCGACCGGAACGGACCGGAGTTATGA
- the nodB gene encoding chitooligosaccharide deacetylase NodB: MTHLDCLYEVHDPCADGTGQPSVYLTFDDGPHPFCTPEVLDVLAQYRVPATFFVIGTYAAEQPKLIQRMIAEGHKVANHTMTHPDLTKCGPGEIQHELLEANRAIKIACPLASLQYMRAPYGSWTQEVLSASASAGLAAVHWSVDPRDWSCPGVDAIVDTVLASIRPGAIVLLHDGCPPSEAKPSGDSSLRYQTIMALSRIIPVVRDRGFAIRSLPQHH; this comes from the coding sequence ATGACGCACCTCGATTGCTTATACGAAGTGCACGATCCGTGCGCTGACGGCACCGGCCAGCCCAGCGTCTATCTGACGTTCGACGACGGACCTCATCCCTTCTGCACGCCGGAGGTTCTGGATGTGCTGGCGCAATACCGGGTACCGGCGACGTTCTTCGTTATCGGAACTTACGCGGCCGAACAGCCGAAACTCATCCAACGAATGATCGCAGAAGGGCACAAGGTCGCCAATCACACGATGACTCATCCCGACCTTACCAAATGCGGACCCGGCGAAATACAACACGAATTACTTGAAGCGAACAGGGCCATCAAGATCGCATGCCCGCTGGCATCGCTCCAGTATATGCGCGCGCCATACGGGAGCTGGACGCAAGAGGTTCTTTCTGCGTCCGCCAGCGCAGGGCTTGCGGCCGTCCACTGGTCGGTAGACCCGCGAGACTGGTCTTGTCCTGGCGTCGACGCCATCGTCGATACAGTGCTCGCCTCTATCCGTCCCGGAGCAATCGTTCTCTTGCACGACGGATGTCCTCCTAGCGAGGCGAAACCGAGCGGCGACAGCAGTCTGCGCTATCAGACCATCATGGCGCTCTCTCGTATCATTCCAGTCGTGCGCGACCGCGGATTTGCAATCCGCTCGCTTCCTCAACATCACTGA
- the nodC gene encoding chitooligosaccharide synthase NodC, which translates to MNLLDTTSTAAISLYALLSTAYRSMQVVYARPTNDSSTSAEPIGSAPLPSVDVIIPCFNEDPATLWDCLASIADQEYAGELRVYVIDDGSSNRDAVTPVHAAFARDPRFTFILLHENAGKRKAQIAAIRRSSGDLVLNVDSDTTLASDVVMKLAVKMRDPAIGAAMGQLAASNRRDTWLTRLIDMEYWLACNEERAAQARFGAVMCCCGPCAMYRRTALTLLLDQYETQMFRGKRSDFGEDRHLTILMLKAGFRTEYVPTAIAATVVPDRLRPYLRQQLRWARSTFRDTLLALNLLPGLDRFLTLDVIGQNLGPLLLALSVLTGLAQFAMTGTVPWWTCLMIASMTMIRCSVAAVRARQFRFVGFSLHTFINIFLLLPLKAYALCTLSNSDWLSRGSAAKAPDKAGKQSPIQDPLAEPNMNESPENEAPFRRYNLARDASRLVAYDSIASDK; encoded by the coding sequence ATGAATCTGCTCGACACAACCAGCACTGCCGCCATCTCGCTTTATGCGCTGCTCTCGACTGCCTATAGGAGCATGCAGGTCGTTTATGCTCGGCCGACCAACGATTCATCGACCTCCGCAGAGCCGATCGGTTCCGCTCCCTTGCCGAGCGTGGATGTCATCATCCCCTGCTTCAACGAGGATCCGGCCACGCTTTGGGATTGCCTGGCTTCGATCGCCGACCAAGAATACGCCGGAGAACTGCGTGTCTATGTTATTGATGATGGTTCCAGCAATCGCGATGCCGTCACACCCGTACACGCAGCGTTTGCACGTGATCCAAGATTCACATTCATTCTGCTCCACGAGAATGCTGGAAAACGCAAGGCGCAAATAGCGGCGATACGCCGCTCCTCTGGCGATTTGGTGCTCAACGTCGACTCGGACACGACACTTGCTTCAGACGTCGTCATGAAACTTGCAGTTAAGATGCGTGATCCAGCAATCGGCGCGGCTATGGGCCAGCTGGCTGCCAGCAACCGGCGCGACACTTGGTTGACCCGCTTGATCGATATGGAATACTGGCTGGCCTGCAATGAGGAGCGGGCGGCACAGGCTCGTTTCGGTGCTGTTATGTGCTGCTGCGGCCCATGCGCCATGTACCGCCGCACTGCGCTCACCTTGCTGCTTGACCAGTACGAAACGCAAATGTTTCGGGGAAAGCGAAGCGATTTTGGCGAGGACCGCCATCTCACGATCCTCATGCTGAAAGCCGGATTTCGAACCGAGTACGTTCCGACCGCCATCGCGGCAACAGTTGTTCCAGACCGACTGCGCCCGTATCTGCGTCAACAACTTCGCTGGGCACGCAGCACTTTCCGCGACACGTTGCTTGCGTTGAACCTTCTGCCTGGTCTTGATCGTTTTCTCACCTTGGACGTGATTGGTCAGAATCTGGGCCCCCTCTTGCTCGCTCTGTCGGTGCTGACAGGCCTGGCACAGTTCGCGATGACTGGGACCGTGCCTTGGTGGACATGCCTAATGATTGCATCGATGACCATGATCCGCTGCAGCGTTGCAGCGGTCCGTGCTCGCCAATTTCGATTTGTAGGCTTTTCCCTGCATACCTTCATCAACATCTTTCTCCTGCTGCCCTTGAAAGCCTATGCGCTGTGTACGCTCAGCAATAGCGACTGGTTGTCGCGAGGCTCTGCTGCCAAGGCACCGGATAAAGCTGGAAAACAGAGCCCCATCCAAGATCCGCTCGCTGAGCCAAACATGAATGAATCGCCGGAAAATGAGGCTCCGTTTCGCCGATACAATCTTGCGCGCGATGCATCAAGATTGGTCGCATATGACAGCATTGCCAGCGACAAGTAA
- the nodU gene encoding nodulation protein NodU → MRICGIKLTHDGAIALIEDGRLVFCIEQEKRDNNQRYQTIGNLEAIVTALAEHGLNLRDIDQFVIDGWDGEVESQFQVLSGAVPLTLKGAPYVERHAEGVLDSLDGSGLILDDHVFSYRSYPHVSGHVASAYCTSPFAKAGEPSFCLVWDGCIFPRLYYVDAQGARFLESLFPMIGQAYAAAGHYFGPYKRASRAGWDLGVAGKLMAYIALGSIDEDIVEVFEDLYEKHFSGDTEIARRYRANINDAEASLVAVHDFFDASVLRLEDKAPENVLASFHSFLELLLVGELDLCLQRHPFPGLRNLCVAGGCGLNIKWNSALRGTGLFDAVWVPPFPNDSGSAIGAACCAMAADEGFVPLEWSVYSGPALKNGDVPPGWKAAPCTMSELATILASNKPVVFLAGRAELGPRALGGRSILAAATSPEMKDYLNEVKLREHFRPVAPICLEDRAPDIFSPGTPDPYMLFDHQTRPEWQAKIPAVMHLDGSARLQTISRSSRHDVTELLIEYEKLTGIPLLCNTSANLHGCGFFPDAAAACQWGRIEHVWCEGVLFTKEQVTGLPPEGSAHNTKMSACPR, encoded by the coding sequence ATGCGCATCTGTGGTATCAAACTGACCCATGACGGGGCGATCGCCCTTATCGAGGATGGACGACTCGTCTTCTGCATTGAGCAGGAGAAGCGTGACAATAATCAGCGATATCAAACCATCGGCAATCTGGAGGCAATCGTCACCGCTTTGGCCGAACACGGCCTGAATTTGCGGGATATCGATCAGTTCGTCATCGACGGCTGGGACGGAGAGGTCGAGTCGCAGTTCCAGGTCCTCAGTGGTGCGGTTCCCCTTACCCTCAAGGGAGCGCCTTATGTTGAACGCCATGCCGAGGGTGTTCTCGATTCGCTCGATGGCTCCGGTCTTATCCTCGATGATCACGTTTTTTCTTATCGGAGCTATCCACATGTGAGCGGCCATGTCGCCTCCGCATATTGCACCAGCCCGTTTGCCAAGGCCGGAGAACCTTCATTCTGTTTGGTGTGGGATGGCTGCATCTTCCCGCGTCTTTACTACGTCGATGCTCAGGGAGCCCGGTTCCTCGAATCCTTGTTCCCAATGATAGGGCAAGCCTACGCGGCCGCGGGTCACTACTTCGGACCTTACAAGCGGGCGAGCCGCGCGGGCTGGGATCTAGGTGTCGCCGGTAAGCTGATGGCCTATATCGCGCTTGGGTCAATTGACGAAGACATCGTTGAAGTGTTTGAGGATCTCTACGAGAAGCACTTTTCCGGCGATACCGAAATTGCCCGCCGTTACCGCGCAAACATCAACGACGCCGAGGCATCGCTTGTCGCCGTGCATGATTTCTTCGATGCCAGCGTGCTCCGATTAGAGGACAAGGCACCCGAAAATGTACTTGCATCATTCCATTCTTTCCTTGAGCTTCTCCTGGTCGGCGAATTGGATCTTTGCTTGCAGCGCCATCCTTTCCCCGGGCTGCGAAATTTGTGCGTAGCCGGCGGTTGCGGTCTCAACATCAAATGGAACAGTGCACTGCGTGGAACTGGTCTGTTCGACGCCGTCTGGGTCCCGCCTTTTCCGAATGATAGCGGTTCTGCAATCGGTGCCGCTTGCTGCGCCATGGCGGCTGACGAAGGCTTCGTGCCGCTCGAGTGGTCGGTCTATAGTGGCCCGGCTCTGAAAAATGGCGATGTGCCGCCCGGATGGAAAGCCGCGCCGTGCACCATGTCAGAACTCGCCACGATTCTCGCCAGCAACAAGCCCGTCGTCTTTCTTGCCGGGCGCGCCGAGCTCGGACCGCGAGCATTGGGAGGCAGAAGTATTCTCGCAGCCGCGACTTCACCGGAAATGAAAGACTATCTCAACGAAGTCAAACTTCGCGAACACTTCCGGCCGGTGGCGCCGATATGCCTGGAGGACCGGGCGCCGGATATATTCAGTCCCGGCACGCCCGATCCTTACATGTTGTTCGACCACCAGACACGCCCGGAGTGGCAGGCCAAAATTCCCGCTGTCATGCATCTCGACGGATCTGCGCGTTTGCAGACCATTTCCAGAAGCTCTCGACACGATGTTACCGAGCTTCTCATCGAGTATGAAAAACTCACAGGCATTCCGTTGCTTTGCAACACGAGTGCAAACCTCCACGGGTGTGGCTTCTTCCCGGATGCCGCCGCGGCCTGCCAATGGGGGCGCATCGAACATGTATGGTGCGAGGGCGTGCTGTTTACCAAGGAGCAGGTAACCGGACTGCCGCCAGAAGGTAGTGCACACAATACGAAGATGAGCGCATGTCCGCGGTAG
- the nodI gene encoding nodulation factor ABC transporter ATP-binding protein NodI: MSAVAIELDGVRKSYGDKTVVDGLSFSVAAGECFGLLGPNGAGKSTIARMLLGMTLPDAGKITVLGVPVPARARMARRLIGVVPQFDNLDAEFTVRENLLVFGRYFGMRTYEVEKVIPSLLEFARLESKAHARVSELSGGMKRRLTLARALINDPQLLVMDEPTTGLDPHARHLIWERLRALLALGKTIILTTHFMEEAERLCDRLCVVEKGRIIAEGPPHALVDEQIGCQVIEIYGGNPQELHSLIRPYAQRLEVSGETLFCYASDPEPVLAQMRGRTGLRLLQRPPNLEDVFLRLTGREMEK, from the coding sequence ATGTCCGCGGTAGCAATCGAGCTTGACGGCGTCAGGAAGTCATACGGTGACAAAACCGTTGTCGACGGGCTGTCGTTTTCCGTCGCAGCCGGAGAGTGCTTTGGCCTACTGGGGCCGAACGGCGCTGGAAAAAGCACAATTGCGCGCATGCTTCTCGGCATGACTCTCCCTGACGCCGGCAAGATCACCGTGCTTGGTGTGCCGGTGCCGGCGCGCGCTCGCATGGCACGCAGGCTAATCGGCGTCGTCCCTCAGTTCGACAATCTCGACGCCGAGTTCACCGTGCGCGAAAATCTTTTGGTGTTCGGACGCTATTTCGGCATGCGCACATACGAGGTCGAAAAGGTCATTCCGTCGCTGCTCGAGTTCGCGCGCCTCGAGAGCAAGGCGCATGCACGCGTTTCCGAACTGTCCGGCGGCATGAAGCGGCGCCTGACGCTGGCACGTGCGCTGATCAACGATCCGCAGTTGCTGGTCATGGACGAGCCGACCACGGGTCTCGATCCGCATGCGCGCCACCTGATCTGGGAGCGTCTGCGGGCGCTTCTGGCGCTCGGCAAGACGATTATCTTGACCACCCACTTCATGGAAGAGGCCGAGCGGCTGTGCGACCGCCTGTGCGTCGTCGAGAAAGGACGCATCATCGCCGAAGGCCCCCCGCACGCGCTTGTCGACGAGCAGATCGGGTGCCAGGTGATCGAGATATATGGCGGCAACCCGCAAGAACTACATTCTCTGATCCGGCCATATGCGCAACGGTTGGAGGTGAGCGGCGAGACGCTCTTTTGTTATGCGTCCGATCCGGAGCCGGTGCTGGCGCAAATGCGCGGGCGAACGGGACTGCGTCTTTTGCAGAGACCACCGAATCTGGAGGATGTTTTTTTGCGGCTGACCGGGCGCGAGATGGAGAAATGA
- a CDS encoding ABC transporter permease: MGEGCSTTLPANAWNWIAVWRRNYLAWKKVALASILGNLADPMIYLFGLGFGLGIMVGRVDGTPYIAFLTGGMVAASAMTSATFETIYAAFARMQTHRWEAILYTQLTLGDLVLGELAWAATKAFLAGTGILVVATILGYAAWPSVLYVLPVIALTGFAFASLAMVVMALAPSYDYFIFYQTLVLTPMLFLCGAVFPATQLPGGFQEMGHFLPLAHAIDLIRPAMLGRPPVNVGLHVGALCLYAALPFFLSATLLRRRLMP, encoded by the coding sequence ATGGGTGAAGGTTGCTCGACGACGCTGCCGGCTAACGCTTGGAACTGGATCGCGGTGTGGCGCCGCAACTATCTGGCATGGAAGAAGGTCGCGCTTGCGTCGATACTCGGCAATCTCGCCGATCCGATGATCTACCTGTTCGGTCTCGGCTTCGGCCTGGGAATAATGGTCGGTCGCGTTGACGGCACTCCGTATATCGCATTTCTGACCGGCGGCATGGTTGCGGCAAGTGCCATGACCTCCGCCACCTTCGAAACGATTTATGCGGCTTTCGCTCGCATGCAGACTCACCGCTGGGAAGCGATCCTTTACACACAACTCACCCTTGGCGATCTCGTCCTTGGCGAATTGGCATGGGCCGCGACCAAGGCTTTTCTGGCCGGCACCGGGATCTTGGTCGTTGCCACTATTCTTGGCTATGCGGCATGGCCTTCGGTCCTCTATGTACTGCCGGTCATCGCGCTGACCGGATTTGCATTCGCGAGCCTGGCGATGGTCGTCATGGCACTCGCACCCAGTTACGACTATTTCATTTTCTACCAGACGCTCGTCCTCACACCCATGTTGTTTCTGTGCGGCGCGGTGTTTCCGGCCACACAGCTGCCCGGCGGATTTCAGGAAATGGGGCACTTCCTGCCGCTCGCGCATGCGATCGACCTCATTCGCCCGGCAATGCTTGGCCGGCCTCCGGTCAATGTCGGCCTGCACGTTGGTGCGCTTTGCCTCTACGCGGCCTTGCCGTTCTTTCTTTCCGCAACACTGTTGCGACGGCGCCTCATGCCCTGA
- a CDS encoding sulfotransferase domain-containing protein has product MIHSVSSPEPFVILAMPRTGTHYLEALLNDHPNVLSNGELLNSYDENWPDKDRLRHSDRELLELAYLRYPPSEKKVTHVGCKINEPQFYDRPGFFDELARWQGLKVILLTRNTLESLRSLVQARQTGQWLKFSPDSNEPPSVWLSVNACEAYFKAADDFHARVKGAFDPSKLLVIEYEDLLLKPSACLATVLAFLGAPAHQSSNRATIQRQETRSITRSLQNFEELRRHFAGGPYAKFFELDDASAPQG; this is encoded by the coding sequence ATGATCCATTCCGTATCGTCGCCCGAGCCATTTGTAATCCTCGCAATGCCGCGAACTGGGACGCACTATCTCGAAGCGTTGCTGAACGACCATCCTAATGTGTTGAGCAACGGAGAGTTGCTCAACAGCTATGATGAAAATTGGCCCGATAAGGATCGTCTGCGGCACAGCGATCGCGAGCTTCTCGAGCTTGCCTATCTGCGCTATCCGCCGAGCGAAAAGAAGGTGACGCACGTCGGCTGTAAAATCAACGAGCCTCAATTTTATGACCGTCCGGGCTTTTTCGACGAATTGGCACGTTGGCAAGGCCTGAAGGTCATTCTGCTTACTCGCAATACATTGGAATCCCTGCGATCGCTCGTGCAGGCAAGGCAAACGGGTCAGTGGCTGAAATTTAGCCCGGACAGTAATGAGCCCCCAAGTGTCTGGCTGTCAGTTAACGCATGCGAAGCCTATTTCAAAGCCGCCGACGATTTCCATGCGCGGGTCAAAGGTGCGTTCGATCCGAGCAAACTGCTGGTGATCGAATACGAGGATCTTCTTCTCAAACCGAGCGCATGCCTGGCAACGGTTTTGGCCTTCCTGGGAGCTCCCGCGCATCAGTCTTCCAATCGCGCCACCATTCAACGGCAGGAAACACGGTCGATCACTCGCTCGCTGCAGAATTTTGAAGAGCTGCGGCGGCACTTTGCAGGTGGGCCTTACGCGAAGTTCTTCGAGCTTGACGACGCATCGGCTCCGCAAGGATAA